The Alkalihalobacillus sp. LMS6 genomic interval TAAGACAAACGCTAAAAGCGGCAAAATGAAGAATGGATCGGGATCACTTAATTGAAACCATGCAAATGACTCTCCTTGAAAATTCTCAGTTCGCATAATCGCATGATAAATTGCCAGGAAGATTGGCATTTGAATCAAAATTGGTAAACACCCTGCAAAAGGATTCACTTTATGATCCGCAAATAACTTTTGCATCTCTTCATTCAGCTTTAACCGCGTGTTTTGATCTTTTGCACTATAGCTCTCTCTTAATTTCTGCATTTCCGGCTGTAGCTGCTGCATTGCCTTCATGCTTCTTGTTTGTTTTAACATTAATGGCAATAAGATCAAACGAAAGAGAATTGTTACAAGTATAATCGCAAAACCATAGCTGCTTACCCATTCTGCAATCAGAATAATGAGCTGTGATAACGGATACACAAAGAACGAATTCCAAATCCCCGAACTTTCAGAGGTAATCGGTTGGTCGATACTAAAACAACCAGATAATAAAAGGAGCATGCTCGCCATAATTACGAGCCAGCTAAATCGTTTCA includes:
- the yidC gene encoding membrane protein insertase YidC, translating into MKRFSWLVIMASMLLLLSGCFSIDQPITSESSGIWNSFFVYPLSQLIILIAEWVSSYGFAIILVTILFRLILLPLMLKQTRSMKAMQQLQPEMQKLRESYSAKDQNTRLKLNEEMQKLFADHKVNPFAGCLPILIQMPIFLAIYHAIMRTENFQGESFAWFQLSDPDPFFILPLLAFVLTFVQQRMMMVQNNPQAKILLYLMPFMILIIGVFLPAAVILYWVVGNIFMILQTYFVTGPNAGKRGLESTVGVNQGAQKGKKSSSNQSKSSTKKKKSKKKKRK